In Dermacentor silvarum isolate Dsil-2018 chromosome 2, BIME_Dsil_1.4, whole genome shotgun sequence, the following proteins share a genomic window:
- the LOC125942945 gene encoding uncharacterized protein LOC125942945, whose translation MYISSLITHASSGGLITSFTHAIKGVCVNKPTFISPLGVRLIYYIGDEADRPGEAAVKEGGMAVGKIGEYRLGTGASWDEYVERLEMFCDANKITTDEQKRAVLLSCCGEAAYGLIVTLVKPVRPTMASYDEIKTAVRKHLHPRPSELHARFLFYRRNQAADESVADYVTALRKLTEDCGFGDKQLPLDVMMRDRFVCGIKNEAVQQRLLAEPNLTFQVAYDMAVTAEATAKQQRDIRNQGRDETKDSQGLIQATRTKQDTAAEESSCYRCNGKHAPHLCSFRKAACFKCKKIGHIAKACRSKDEVRKFQRKTSNEHKKKESKSKGAYEMTELFSLCEVNEQEEKFMVEVQIEGQNVPMEIDSGASCSIVSEETFRSIEGKQSKIPLRESSTTLVTWSKEALPVVGRASVVVEFKGQTAKLPLLVVKRSGNSLLGRNWFRPLGIGLHGIQQLNVEDVTSRFSEVFRSDLPGFNGPPVHIELKDDAKPTFLKSRTVPLALKDDVAKEVDRLVQQGVWEPVEYSNWETPLVVVRKKDGTLRLCGDYRSTVNKAVKTSGYPLPTAAEILSTLGSS comes from the coding sequence ATGTACATTTCATCGCTTATCAcccacgcaagcagcggtggcCTTATCACGAGTTTCACTCATGCTATAAAAGGAGTGTGCGTCAATAAACCTACGTTCATTTCACCACTGGGCGTCCGACTGATTTACTACATTGGCGACGAGGCGGACCGGCCCGGCGAGGCCGCCGTTAAAGAAGGCGGGATGGCTGTCGGCAAGATCGGCGAGTATCGTCTTGGCACGGGCGCGTCTTGGGATGAGTACGTCGAGCGGTTGGAAATGTTTTGCGACGCGAACAAGATAACAACGGACGAGCAGAAAAGAGCAGTTCTGCTGAGTTGTTGCGGCGAAGCAGCGTACGGGCTCATCGTAACCCTGGTGAAGCCAGTAAGACCGACCATGGCAAGCTACGACGAAATCAAGACGGCCGTTCGCAAGCACCTGCATCCGAGGCCTTCCGAGCTGCACGCAAGGTTTTTGTTCTACAGGAGAAACCAGGCGGCTGATGAATCGGTGGCAGACTACGTCACGGCTCTGCGGAAGCTAACGGAAGACTGCGGTTTTGGTGACAAGCAACTACCGCTGGACGTCATGATGCGAGATCGTTTCGTGTGCGGCATCAAGAACGAAGCAGTCCAGCAGAGACTTCTCGCCGAGCCCAACCTTACGTTCCAGGTCGCGTACGACATGGCCGTGACAGCTGAGGCTACAGCAAAGCAGCAGCGAGACATACGCAACCAGGGACGAGACGAGACAAAAGACAGCCAGGGCCTAATTCAAGCAACTCGCACGAAGCAAGACACCGCAGCGGAAGAGTCCAGTTGCTATCGCTGCAACGGTAAGCACGCTCCGCATTTATGCAGTTTTAGAAAGGCGGCATGTTTCAAGTGCAAGAAAATCGGACACATTGCGAAAGCCTGTCGTTCGAAAGACGAAGTTAGAAAGTTTCAAAGAAAAACTTCAAACGAGCACAAGAAAAAAGAGAGTAAAAGCAAGGGCGCCTACGAAATGACCGAATTATTTTCCCTCTGCGAGGTGAATGAGCAAGAAGAAAAATTCATGGTTGAAGTACAGATTGAAGGGCAGAATGTACCCATGGAAATTGATTCTGGAGCATCGTGCTCAATTGTGAGTGAAGAAACGTTTCGCTCTATCGAGGGAAAGCAAAGTAAAATACCCCTTCGAGAGTCAAGCACAACGCTCGTAACCTGGTCAAAAGAGGCGTTGCCTGTAGTTGGTCGCGCAAGTGTTGTGGTGGAATTCAAGGGTCAGACGGCAAAGCTGCCTTTGTTGGTAGTGAAGAGAAGCGGTAACAGTTTGCTTGGGCGGAACTGGTTTAGGCCGTTGGGCATTGGGCTGCATGGAATTCAGCAACTGAATGTTGAAGACGTCACTTCACGATTTTCTGAGGTGTTTCGCAGTGACCTTCCTGGCTTCAATGGACCGCCAGTGCACATCGAACTGAAAGACGACGCCAAACCAACGTTCCTCAAAAGTCGTACAGTTCCACTAGCACTGAAAGACGATGTGGCCAAGGAAGTGGACCGCTTGGTGCAACAAGGAGTCTGGGAACCAGTCGAGTACTCCAACTGGGAAACTCCGCTCGTGGTGGTAAGGAAAAAAGACGGAACCTTGCGTCTCTGCGGGGATTACCGTAGCACGGTAAACAAGGCAGTTAAAACCAGCGGGTATCCTTTGCCTACTGCCGCGGAAATATTGTCGACTCTCGGGTCAAGCTAG